From a single Gadus morhua chromosome 3, gadMor3.0, whole genome shotgun sequence genomic region:
- the LOC115540290 gene encoding mucin-5AC-like produces MPTVEATRTIARPGATTAVLTTTTEGPKTPTSDPTTKEQPNTATAGPLTTTWGPITTEGPTTPTAEQTPPSAGPTTAAPKTTTAGVIMRPSEPTTTITETRATTTGTSTTAGPTTTVEPTTIAGPTTATETLLTNSSGPTTKTAGPTTPTAEPTSKEGHTTASAGALTNAGGPTTIEGRTTTAGSTTPTAQQTTQSTGPTAAVPKTTIRGAITITGPTAPTIEPTRTIARTRVTTAVLTTTMEGPTAPSAEPTTEEEPTTSTAGPLTNTGGPTTTEGLTSKTAGPSTITSEPTTTIAGTRGTTPGTSTTAGPTSANAELTTTAGTFSTTAGPITLTARPTSTTAGSETTDAGPTTSTPEQTTTTANPEPLTIYGSRATTAGLPTATAGTSTTGGPTTTVEPSTTAEHTTGSAGPLTSKGGPTTTALPTSKTAGQKTPTAEQTTPSAAPANTVAKTTTAVAITPTTTTAAGTRATKEVAGPTTTTSKQTISIVGTRDTTAETSTTAGPTIIAGPTTATARLLTYTAGLTTTAAGPTTTTAEPTKKEGPTVSTTVGPLNTTGVPLTTTAGPTLPTAEPSTRVAGQRETTSGSITTTTDSRIARPTTNAEPKTTARPTAANVGLLTTTGRPTTTAVTTTYARPTKPTVEQTTPSAGQTTAVPKSTTAGSITTAGPTTPAVAPTSTTAGTRATTSGPATTPSGGSTTAVPKTTTTTKKTIPTSAGPKAITVGPTSSSGSITAEPATTTAGPLTSIMGPTTTTAGAITTARPTTQTAERTTTAGPRATTAELTTKTAGPTATTAEPTTITKPTTRNVEPTTAVPATATTAPLTSMEGPTTAAPTSTTAGPTTPTAEKTTPTAEPTTALPKTTTAGPRTAIKGPSSTTAGPTTNAGPRAPTGGTITTVGPTTTTAEKTTPTAGPTTALPKTTTARPTITTAVPKAIITIPIATTAEPTTANGPKATAAGPIKTAGQTTSNSESTKSTAGPIMTTVLPTPCSGPSTTTLPTTAGSTTTTARPTTTTAGPTTPNPEPTTILGSGATTAGTTTATAGSSTTVVSTTKSADPHTENEGTIDLRFSMRRTFIEDYLDSSSTACQELTANVTTENLLFRLKAVQCRSNYNNFRKTNHCRTSNNNCRNIKYYSRSNNNNCQTNIDNCWVSHNRYRTDNANSGTNHCNANS; encoded by the exons ATGCCAACTGTTGAAGCAACAAGAACAATTGCTCGACCAGGAGCTACAACTGCAGTactcacaacaacaactgaAGGACCAAAAACACCAACTTCAGATCCAACAACAAAAGAACAACCCAACACTGCTACTGCTGGACCATTAACTACTACCTGGGGACCCATAACAACTGAAGGaccaacaacgccaactgcTGAACAAACACCACCATCCGCAGGACCAACTACTGCtgcaccaaaaacaacaactgcaggagtAATAATGAGACCCTCTGAACCAACAACTACAATTACTGAAACAAGAGCTACAACCACAGGAACatccacaactgcaggaccaacaacaactgttgaACCAACAACAATTGCAGGACCTACCACTGCTACTGAAACACTATTAACTAATAGTTCGGGAcccacaacaaaaactgcaggaccaacaacaccAACTGCAGAACCAACATCAAAAGAAGGACATACCACTGCTTCTGCAGGAGCATTAACTAATGCGGGAGGACCCACAACAATTGAAGGAagaacaacaactgcaggatcaacaacgcCAACTGCCCAACAAACAACCCAATCCACAGGACCAACTGCTGCAGTGCCAAAAACAACAATTAGAGGAGCAATAACAATTACCGGACCAACAGCGCCAACTATTGAACCAACAAGGACAATTGCTCGAACAAGAGTTACAACTGCTGTACTCACAACAACAATGGAAGGACCAACAGCACCAAGTGCAGAACCAACAACCGAAGAAGAACCTACCACTTCTACTGCAGGACCATTAACTAATACAGggggaccaacaacaactgaagGACTAACATCAAAAACTGCAGGACCATCAACAATAACTTCTGAACCCACAACTACAATTGCTGGAACAAGAGGTACAACTCCAggaacatcaacaactgcaggaccaacatcgGCAAATGCTGAactaacaacaactgcaggaacattTAGTACTACAGCGGGACCAATAACATTAACTGCCAGACCAACATCGACAACTGCTGGGTCAGAAACAACAGATGCAGGACCGACAACATCAACTCCAGAACAAACCACTACGACGGCAAATCCTGAACCACTAACAATTTATGGATCAAGAGCTACAACTGCAGGACTTCCAACAGCAACTGCAGGAACatcaaccactggaggaccaacaacaactgttgaaccatcaacaactgcagaacaTACCACTGGCTCTGCAGGCCCATTAACTTCTAAGGGGGGACCCACCACAACTGCATTACCAACATCAAAAACTGCAGGACAAAAAACGCCAACTGCTGAACAAACAACACCATCCGCAGCACCCGCAAATACAGtggcaaaaacaacaactgcagtaGCAATAACGCCCACGACAACGACAGCTGCTGGAACAAGAGCCACAAAAGAAgttgcaggaccaacaacgacaacttcGAAACAAACAATTTCAATTGTTGGAACAAGAGATACAACTGCAGAAAcgtcaacaactgcaggaccaacaataATTGCAGGACCTACCACTGCTACTGCAAGACTATTAACTTATACTGCGGGACTCACAACAACagctgcaggaccaacaacgacTACTGCAGAACCAACAAAAAAAGAAGGACCTACTGTAAGCACCACTGTTGGACCATTAAATACTACGGGGGTACCTTTAACAactactgcaggaccaacattGCCAACTGCAGAACCAAGCACCAGAGTTGCTGGACAAAGAGAAACAACTTCTGGATCAATAACAACAACTACAGATTCAAGGATTGCACGACCAACAACAAATGCAGAACCAAAAACAACAGCAAGACCTACCGCTGCTAATGTTGGACTATTAACTACTACTGGGAGACCCACAACAACTGCAGTAACAACAACATATGCAAGACCAACAAAACCAACGGTTGAACAAACAACACCCTCAGCAGGACAAACAACTGCAGTGCcaaaatcaacaactgcaggttCAATAactactgcaggaccaacaacgccAGCTGTTGCACCAACATCAACAACTGCCGGAACAAGAGCTACAACTTCAGGACCCGCAACAACACCATCCGGAGGATCAACAACTGCAGTGCCCAAaacaactactacaactaaaAAAACAATTCCTACATCAGCAGGACCCAAAGCAATAACTGTAGGACCAACATCGTCCTCAGGATCAATAACTGCAGAaccagcaacaacaactgcaggaccattaACTAGTATCAtgggacccacaacaacaactgcaggagcAATTACAACTGCAAGACCAACAACGCAAACTGCTGAACGAACAACAACTGCTGGACCAAGAGCCACAACTGCAGAACTaacaacaaaaactgcaggtccaacagcgacaactgctgaaccaacaacaattACAAAACCAACAACAAGAAACGTTGAACCAACAACTGCAGTACCTGCCACTGCTACAACAGCACCATTAACTTCTATGGAGGGaccaacaactgctgcaccaacatcaacaactgcaggaccaacaacgccaactgctgaaaaaacaacaccaactgCAGAACCAACGACTGCATTGCCAAAAACAACGACTGCAGGACCGAGAACTGCTATCAAGGGTCCCTcttcaacaactgcaggaccaacaacaaatGCTGGTCCAAGAGCTCCAACTGGAGGAACAAtaacaactgtaggaccaacaacaacaactgctgaaaaaacaacaccaactgcaggaccaacgaCTGCATTGCCAAAAACAACGACTGCACGACCGACAATTACTACAGCTGTACCAAAAGCAATTATCACGATTCCCATAGCaacaactgctgaaccaacaacagcTAATGGTCCAAAAGCTACGGctgcaggaccaataaaaaCTGCAGGACAAACAACGTCAAATTCTGAATCAACAAAatcaactgcaggaccaataatGACAACTGTTTTACCAACACCATGTTCAggaccatcaacaacaacattacCCACTACcgctggatcaacaacaacaactgcaagaccaacaacaaccactgcaggacctaCAACGCCAAATCCTGAACCAACTACAATCCTTGGATCAGGagctacaactgcaggaaccacaacagcaacagcaggaTCATCGACAACTGTAGTGTCAACAACGAAAAGTGCTGATCCCCATACAGAAAATGAAGGGACTATTGATTTGAGATTCAGCATGAGACGTACGTTTATCGAAGACTACTTAGATTCAAGCTCAACAGCCTGTCAGGAGCTGACTGCTAATGTTACAACAGAG AATCTGCTGTTCCGACTGAAAGCCGTGCAGTGCAG GAGCAACTACAACAACTTTAGGAAAaccaaccactgcaggaccagcaacaacaactgcaggaacattAAGTACTACAGCAGGTCCAATAACAATAACTGCCAGACCAACATCGACAACTGCTGGGTCAGCCACAACAGATACAGGACCGACAACGCCAATTCCGGAACAAACCACTGCAACGCCAATTCCTGA